One Lucilia cuprina isolate Lc7/37 chromosome 4, ASM2204524v1, whole genome shotgun sequence DNA segment encodes these proteins:
- the LOC111690892 gene encoding putative uncharacterized protein DDB_G0285119 isoform X2: MCELLEFMYQGVVNVKHTELQSFMKIGQLLQIKGLATNSSSSAASTSSEKSSNKNENNVMNDETSFTSKPLLPSAIETASTGENSNIGGEKPSESNSHPNTPHRSQSPVLSPAASPLNNNSLNSTTTNQANKSTESNVSLQQPSSHGSSSASGLKRHSEYSTDSLSIYSRNKHRRSITSTDHSSENNEGPDGASVAGGMEQMNTEDFFLPHISMVESRYELNNIKRENSDHHQNPGVSSAAAVAAASASLRNSFNSAAFGLDYTFYKNNNASSQSGQEYPNDLHMSNEYSKSFANHMDIPPNCPNVVMLSSTSLLHGNCVFNRNNTVATQQGMKTYWLCKAYRISMCRARCITHQGKIISATGVHNHPPHMRGNGNNTGSNGGGGSSANIGVSNTNNSAPSSSPQSGNTSGVGLPPNTSSSGAHGLRYSQNSGPNANMSQPTYHEHHHSATSPSQAPPLPPTFVANPHMHSGNTSNSNVGPPPHLFLQSMPNLLVQHYPTSQATQIAQPTFPPQHHNVLHNYEMPSAMQSSPSNEHHRNSNSSFDPNKKSLDALSKDNLNNEQIHIHNAGSLSPNGMHNSSVKGDHVESLAHNNEIVKKISSLEHHQVQVIDSITISPGSGHNFKMESM, encoded by the exons ATGTGCGAACTCTTAGAATTTATGTATCAAGGTGTTGTGAATGTTAAACACACCGAATTGCAATCTTTTATGAAAATTGGGCAACTTTTACAAATTAAGGGACTTGCCACAAATTCCTCATCATCAGCAGCTTCAACGAGTTCAGAGAAGTCATCAAACAAGAATGAAAATAATGTAATGAATGATGAAACTTCTTTCACATCGAAACCACTATTGCCATCGGCGATTGAAACCGCAAGTACTGGAGAAAATTCAAATATTGGTGGTGAAAAGCCATCTGAGAGCAATAGCCATCCGAATACACCACACAGATCCCAATCACCAGTGTTGTCTCCAGCAGCATCACCCTTGAACAACAATTCTTTAAATTCAACCACAACAAATCAAGCTAACAAATCAACAGAATCAAATGTATCACTGCAACAACCCTCAAGTCATGGAAGCAGTAGTGCTTCTGGATTGAAACGGCATTCTGAATACAGTACTGATTCTTTGTCAATATATTCTCGCAATAAACATAGACGTTCTATAACTTCTACAGATCACAGTAGTGAAAACAATGAAGGACCCGATGGTGCCAGTGTTGCTGGTGGAATGGAACAAATGAATACAGAAGATTTCTTTTTACCACACATTTCTATGGTGGAATCACGGTACGagttaaataacataaaacgcGAAAACTCAGACCATCACCAAAACCCAGGTGTGTCATCCGCAGCAGCTGTTGCGGCAGCTTCCGCTTCTCTGCGCAATTCATTTAATTCAGCTGCATTTGGGTTAGACTATACTTTttacaagaacaacaacgcttCTTCACAATCCGGTCAAGAATATCCAAATGATTTACATATGTCGAATGAGTATTCAAAGAGCTTTGCCAACCACATGGATATTCCACCAA ACTGTCCAAATGTAGTGATGCTAAGTTCTACATCTTTATTGCATGGAAACTGTGTATTTAATCGAAATAATACAGTGGCAACGCAGCAAGGTATGAAAACTTATTGGCTGTGCAAGGCGTATCGTATAAGCATGTGTCGAGCACGTTGTATAACCCACCAAGGCAAGATAATATCGGCCACTGGAGTTCATAACCATCCTCCTCATATGCGTGGAAATGGCAACAATACCGGATCTAATGGAGGAGGAGGAAGTTCGGCAAATATTGGTGTTAGCAATACTAACAATTCAGCACCTAGCTCCTCTCCCCAGTCCGGAAATACTTCAGGTGTTGGCTTGCCACCAAATACAAGTAGCTCGGGAGCACATGGTTTGCGATATTCGCAAAACAGTGGCCCCAATGCAAATATGAGTCAACCAACTTATCATGAGCATCATCATTCTGCAACATCACCATCGCAAGCGCCACCATTGCCACCAACGTTTGTTGCAAATCCACATATGCATTCCGGTAATACTAGTAATAGCAACGTTGGTCCTCCGCCACATTTATTTTTGCAATCGATGCCTAATCTTTTAGTACAGCATTATCCTACTAGCCAGGCAACACAGATAGCTCAACCTACATTTCCGCCACAACATCATAATGTTTTGCATAATTATGAAATGCCTTCAGCTATGCAATCTTCGCCCTCCAATGAACACCACAGAAATTCAAATTCATCATTCGATCCAAACAAGAAATCTTTGGATGCACTTAGCAAAGATAATTTAAACAACGAACAGATACATATACACAATGCTGGATCACTTTCTCCAAATGGAATGCATAACAGTAGTGTTAAAGGTGACCATGTTGAATCTCTTGCGCATAATAAcgaaattgtaaagaaaatatctTCGTTAGAACACCATCAAGTACAAGTGATAGATTCTATTACAATTTCTCCAGGAAGTggacataattttaaaatggaaTCTATGTAA
- the LOC111690875 gene encoding valacyclovir hydrolase, with the protein MFLQSCRLLTSLRPPLVRNITNRCSHMERKLKVNDIEINIVESGVGEKSVLLLPGALGSSWTDFRPQIEQLPKLLPNHTIIAWDPPGYGKSIPPKRQWGLDFFHNDALYAVNLMKALNRPKFSIVGWSDGGITGLIAAGRYRDNVEKLIIWGAGAYLNADEVKALENIRDVKKWSARMREPMEEVYGPERFAKLWSEWVDAVVQFYTKRDGDFCKQEVALLKAPTFILHGKKDPMIAAEHIPYLKEHIQGVKYFEFPDGKHNIHLKYADEFNKMVADFILGN; encoded by the exons ATGTTTCTTCAAAGCTGCAGATTACTAACGTCTTTAAGACCACCTTTAGTCAGAAATATAACTAATCGTTGTTCCCATATGGAACGAAAGTTGAAAgtaaatgatattgaaattAACATTGTCGAAAGCGGCGTAggagaaaaaagtgttttacttCTACCGGGTGCTCTGGGATCTAGTTGGACTGATTTTAGGCCTCAAATAGAACAGCTTCCTAAACTATTGCCGAACCATACTATAATCGCATGGGACCCTCCTGGTTATGGCAAATCTATTCCCCCAAAAAGACAATGGGGGTTGGACTTTTTTCATAACGATGCACTATACGCAGTTAATCTAATGAAAGCACTGAATAGACCTAAATTTTCAATTGTCGGATGGAGTGATGGCGGAATAACTGGCTTAATTGCTGCTGGCCGCTATAGAGATAATGTAGAGAAATTAATAATTTGGGGTGCAGGAGCTTATTTGAATGCTGACGAAGTTAAAGCTTTAGAAAACATTCGAGACGTTAAAAAATGGTCAGCACGAATGCGCGAGCCAATGGAAGAAGTTTACGGTCCTGAACGTTTTGCTAAACTTTGGTCCGAATGGGTAGATGCAGTCGTACAGTTTTATACAAAACGTGACGGAGATTTTTGCAAACAAGAAGTTGCATTATTAAAAGCACCCACCTTCATTTTGCATGGTAAAAAAGATCCAATGATTGCTGCTGAACACATTCCTTATTTAAAGGAGCATATACAAGGAGTCAA ATACTTTGAATTTCCAGATGGCAAACATAATATACATTTGAAATACGCTGACGAATTTAACAAAATGGTGGCTGATTTCATATTAGGAAATTAA
- the LOC111690881 gene encoding 26S proteasome non-ATPase regulatory subunit 6: MPAENLEEQGLEKNPNLELAQYKFLLTLSEHKHEVGLKNKLLDAVKLDNMAPFYEYLCSELQWAVDKDLLERMKEQNRKDLEKLDEAIEDAEKNLGEMEVREANLKKSEYLCRIGDKAEAELAFRKTYEKTVSLGHRLDIVFHLIRLGLFYLDHDLITRNIEKAKYLIEEGGDWDRRNRLKVYQGVYSVAVRDFKAAATFFLDTVSTFTSYELMDYPTFVRYTVYVALIALPRNELRDKVIKGAEIQEVLHGLPDVKRYLFSLYNCQYADFFKHLAEVEIVLRNDYLAHPHYRFYVREMRILAYTQLLESYRSLTLQYMAEAFGVNVDYIDQELSRFIAAGRLHAKVDRVGGIVETNRPDNKNWQYQATIKQGDLLLNRIQKLSRVINI; this comes from the coding sequence ATGCCTGCCGAGAACTTGGAAGAACAAGGATTGGAAAAAAATCCTAATTTGGAGCTGGCTCAGTACAAGTTTTTGCTAACATTGTCTGAACATAAACATGAAGTGGGTTTAAAAAATAAGCTCTTGGATGCTGTTAAGCTAGACAATATGGCTCCTTTCTATGAATATCTATGCAGTGAACTCCAGTGGGCAGTTGATAAAGATTTGCTTGAACGGATGAAGGAACAAAATAGAAAAGATCTAGAAAAGTTAGATGAAGCCATCGAAGATGCTGAAAAGAACTTGGGTGAGATGGAAGTAAGGGAAGCTAATCTTAAAAAGTCTGAATATTTATGTCGCATTGGCGATAAAGCTGAAGCAGAGTTAGCATTCCGTAAAACTTATGAAAAAACTGTATCATTGGGTCATCGTTTAGacattgtttttcatttaattcgcTTGGGTCTTTTTTATTTAGACCACGATTTGATAACACGTAATATCGAAAaggcaaaatatttaatagaagaAGGAGGCGACTGGGATAGACGAAATCGGTTGAAAGTATATCAGGGCGTTTATTCAGTAGCTGTTCGTGACTTTAAAGCTGCTGCAACATTCTTCTTAGATACGGTTAGTACATTCACCTCTTACGAACTAATGGATTACCCAACATTTGTGCGTTACACGGTCTATGTTGCCTTAATTGCTTTGCCACGCAATGAACTGCGCGATAAAGTTATAAAAGGGGCAGAAATCCAAGAAGTACTACATGGTCTGCCGGATGTAAAACGTTATTTGTTCTCCTTATACAACTGTCAATATGCCGATTTCTTCAAACACTTAGCCGAAGTTGAAATCGTTTTACGGAATGATTATTTAGCACATCCTCATTACCGTTTTTATGTTCGTGAGATGCGTATTTTAGCTTATACTCAGCTATTGGAATCTTATCGCTCTTTAACCTTACAATATATGGCTGAAGCTTTTGGCGTTAACGTTGACTATATTGATCAAGAACTTTCACGTTTTATAGCCGCAGGACGGTTACATGCAAAAGTGGATCGTGTTGGTGGCATTGTTGAAACAAATCGACCCGATAATAAAAATTGGCAATATCAAGCCACGATTAAGCAAGGTGATCTTCTTCTAAATCGTATTCAAAAATTAAGTCGTGTTATAAACATCTAA
- the LOC111690871 gene encoding AP-2 complex subunit mu, giving the protein MIGGLFVYNHKGEVLISRVYRDDIGRNAVDAFRVNVIHARQQVRSPVTNIARTSFFHIKRANIWLAAVTKQNVNAAMVFEFLLKIIEVMQSYFGKISEENIKNNFVLIYELLDEILDFGYPQNTDSGTLKTFITQQGIKSATKEEQMQITSQVTGQIGWRREGIKYRRNELFLDVLEYVNLLMSPQGQVLSAHVAGRVVMKSYLSGMPECKFGINDKIVMESRGRGLSGNSEAETSRSGKPVVVIDDCQFHQCVKLSKFETEHSISFIPPDGEFELMRYRTTKDISLPFRVIPLVREVGRTKMEVKVVLKSNFKPSLLGQKIEVKIPTPLNTSGVQLICLKGKAKYKASENAIVWKIKRMAGMKETQLSAEIELLETDTKKKWTRPPISMNFEVPFAPSGFKVRYLKVFEPKLNYSDHDVVKWVRYIGRSGLYETRC; this is encoded by the exons atgatcgGTGGTTTGTTTGTATACAACCACAAAGGCGAAGTTCTAATTAGTCGGGTCTATCGAGATGATATCGGCCGCAATGCAGTGGATGCGTTCCGAGTCAACGTCATCCACGCTCGACAGCAAGTACGATCTCCAGTAACTAATATAGCTAGGACAAGTTTTTTCCATATAAag cGTGCCAATATTTGGTTGGCTGCTGTGACCAAACAAAATGTAAATGCGGCCatggtttttgaatttttgctaAAGATCATTGAGGTCATGCAATCgtattttggtaaaatttcgGAGGAAAATATAAAGAACAACTTTGTTCTAATTTACGAGTTGCTAGATGAAATTCTTGATTTTGGATACCCTCAAAATACGGATTCCGgtactttaaaaacatttattactcAACAAGGCATTAAGTCGGCAACAAAAGAAGAGCAGATGCAAATAACTTCTCAA GTCACTGGACAGATTGGCTGGCGACGTGAAGGCATAAAATATCGTCGCAATGAACTCTTTTTAGATGTTTTGGAATACGTCAACTTGCTTATGAGCCCTCAAGGCCAAGTATTGTCTGCTCATGTAGCTGGCCGCGTTGTTATGAAGTCTTATTTATCAG GCATGCCGGAATGTAAATTTGGCATTAACGACAAAATTGTAATGGAATCGAGAGGACGTGGACTATCTGGAAATTCTGAAGCCGAAACATCTCGTTCTGGTAAACCAGTTGTCGTAATTGACGATTGTCAATTCCATCAGTGTGTTAAATTGAGTAAATTTGAAACAGAACACTCCATAAGTTTTATACCGCCGGACGGTGAATTCGAATTGATGCGTTATCGTACAACAAAAGATATATCGTTACCATTCCGCGTTATACCACTAGTTCGAGAAGTGGGACGTACTAAAATGGAAGTTAAAGTTGTTTTGAAGTCGAACTTTAAGCCTTCGCTTTTAGGACAGAAAATTGAAGTAAAAATTCCAACGCCCCTTAATACATCTGGAGTTCAATTGATTTGTCTGAAAGGAAAAGCTAAATACAAGGCATCTGAAAATGCCATTGTATGGAAGATCAAACGCATGGCAGGCATGAAAGAAACCCAATTGTCGGCTGAAATTGAACTTCTTGAAACAGACACTAAAAAGAAATGGACTCGACCACCAATTTCAATGAACTTTGAAGTCCCATTTGCTCCGTCTGGATTCAAAGTTCGTTACCTAAAGGTATTTGAGCCCAAATTGAATTACTCTGACCACGATGTTGTAAAATGGGTTCGTTATATCGGACGTAGTGGTCTTTACGAAACACGTTGTTAA
- the LOC111690892 gene encoding broad-complex core protein isoforms 1/2/3/4/5 isoform X1: MDDEFKLCWKNFQDNIASGFQSLYDRGDLVDVTLACDGKLLQAHKIVLAICSPYFQEIFISNPCKHPIIILKDVSYNIMCELLEFMYQGVVNVKHTELQSFMKIGQLLQIKGLATNSSSSAASTSSEKSSNKNENNVMNDETSFTSKPLLPSAIETASTGENSNIGGEKPSESNSHPNTPHRSQSPVLSPAASPLNNNSLNSTTTNQANKSTESNVSLQQPSSHGSSSASGLKRHSEYSTDSLSIYSRNKHRRSITSTDHSSENNEGPDGASVAGGMEQMNTEDFFLPHISMVESRYELNNIKRENSDHHQNPGVSSAAAVAAASASLRNSFNSAAFGLDYTFYKNNNASSQSGQEYPNDLHMSNEYSKSFANHMDIPPNCPNVVMLSSTSLLHGNCVFNRNNTVATQQGMKTYWLCKAYRISMCRARCITHQGKIISATGVHNHPPHMRGNGNNTGSNGGGGSSANIGVSNTNNSAPSSSPQSGNTSGVGLPPNTSSSGAHGLRYSQNSGPNANMSQPTYHEHHHSATSPSQAPPLPPTFVANPHMHSGNTSNSNVGPPPHLFLQSMPNLLVQHYPTSQATQIAQPTFPPQHHNVLHNYEMPSAMQSSPSNEHHRNSNSSFDPNKKSLDALSKDNLNNEQIHIHNAGSLSPNGMHNSSVKGDHVESLAHNNEIVKKISSLEHHQVQVIDSITISPGSGHNFKMESM, from the exons ttattttaaaagatGTGTCGTATAATATAATGTGCGAACTCTTAGAATTTATGTATCAAGGTGTTGTGAATGTTAAACACACCGAATTGCAATCTTTTATGAAAATTGGGCAACTTTTACAAATTAAGGGACTTGCCACAAATTCCTCATCATCAGCAGCTTCAACGAGTTCAGAGAAGTCATCAAACAAGAATGAAAATAATGTAATGAATGATGAAACTTCTTTCACATCGAAACCACTATTGCCATCGGCGATTGAAACCGCAAGTACTGGAGAAAATTCAAATATTGGTGGTGAAAAGCCATCTGAGAGCAATAGCCATCCGAATACACCACACAGATCCCAATCACCAGTGTTGTCTCCAGCAGCATCACCCTTGAACAACAATTCTTTAAATTCAACCACAACAAATCAAGCTAACAAATCAACAGAATCAAATGTATCACTGCAACAACCCTCAAGTCATGGAAGCAGTAGTGCTTCTGGATTGAAACGGCATTCTGAATACAGTACTGATTCTTTGTCAATATATTCTCGCAATAAACATAGACGTTCTATAACTTCTACAGATCACAGTAGTGAAAACAATGAAGGACCCGATGGTGCCAGTGTTGCTGGTGGAATGGAACAAATGAATACAGAAGATTTCTTTTTACCACACATTTCTATGGTGGAATCACGGTACGagttaaataacataaaacgcGAAAACTCAGACCATCACCAAAACCCAGGTGTGTCATCCGCAGCAGCTGTTGCGGCAGCTTCCGCTTCTCTGCGCAATTCATTTAATTCAGCTGCATTTGGGTTAGACTATACTTTttacaagaacaacaacgcttCTTCACAATCCGGTCAAGAATATCCAAATGATTTACATATGTCGAATGAGTATTCAAAGAGCTTTGCCAACCACATGGATATTCCACCAA ACTGTCCAAATGTAGTGATGCTAAGTTCTACATCTTTATTGCATGGAAACTGTGTATTTAATCGAAATAATACAGTGGCAACGCAGCAAGGTATGAAAACTTATTGGCTGTGCAAGGCGTATCGTATAAGCATGTGTCGAGCACGTTGTATAACCCACCAAGGCAAGATAATATCGGCCACTGGAGTTCATAACCATCCTCCTCATATGCGTGGAAATGGCAACAATACCGGATCTAATGGAGGAGGAGGAAGTTCGGCAAATATTGGTGTTAGCAATACTAACAATTCAGCACCTAGCTCCTCTCCCCAGTCCGGAAATACTTCAGGTGTTGGCTTGCCACCAAATACAAGTAGCTCGGGAGCACATGGTTTGCGATATTCGCAAAACAGTGGCCCCAATGCAAATATGAGTCAACCAACTTATCATGAGCATCATCATTCTGCAACATCACCATCGCAAGCGCCACCATTGCCACCAACGTTTGTTGCAAATCCACATATGCATTCCGGTAATACTAGTAATAGCAACGTTGGTCCTCCGCCACATTTATTTTTGCAATCGATGCCTAATCTTTTAGTACAGCATTATCCTACTAGCCAGGCAACACAGATAGCTCAACCTACATTTCCGCCACAACATCATAATGTTTTGCATAATTATGAAATGCCTTCAGCTATGCAATCTTCGCCCTCCAATGAACACCACAGAAATTCAAATTCATCATTCGATCCAAACAAGAAATCTTTGGATGCACTTAGCAAAGATAATTTAAACAACGAACAGATACATATACACAATGCTGGATCACTTTCTCCAAATGGAATGCATAACAGTAGTGTTAAAGGTGACCATGTTGAATCTCTTGCGCATAATAAcgaaattgtaaagaaaatatctTCGTTAGAACACCATCAAGTACAAGTGATAGATTCTATTACAATTTCTCCAGGAAGTggacataattttaaaatggaaTCTATGTAA
- the LOC111690876 gene encoding protein D2-like, with product MDTGGIIPDIIDSKPATIACVTYGDRSVSLGNELKPRQVKDEPEITWKAEEGSLYTLLMVDPDAPSRETPTYREILHWFVINIPGNKLSEGQVVAEYIGSGPPEGSGLHRYVFLVFKQTQTISTDTFISKNSREGRLSMKTRDYIVSYKLGDLVAGNYYQAQYDDYVPILKAQLN from the exons atggacaCAGGTGGAATTATTCCTGATATTATTGACAGTAAGCCTGCAACTATTGCGTGTGTTACTTATGGTGATAGAAGTGTAAGCTTAGGAAACGAATTAAAACCAAGGCAAGTTAAAGATGAGCCTGAAATTACATGGAAAGCTGAGGAGGGATCATTGTACACTTTATTAATGGTAGATCCAGATGCACCATCACGGGAAACGCCAACATATAGAGAAATTTTGCATTGGTTCGTGATCAATATACCGGGGAATAAACTTTCCGAAGGACAAGTCGTTGCGGAATACATTGGATCGGGACCTCCAGAAGGTAGCGGCTTACATCGTTATGTTTTCctcgtttttaaacaaacacaaacaatTTCAACAGATAcgtttatttcaaaaaa ttcTCGTGAGGGTCGTTTGAGCATGAAGACCCGCGATTACATTGTCAGTTACAAGTTGGGGGATCTTGTTGCTGGTAATTATTATCAGGCCCAATATGATGACTATGTGCCAATCTTGAAAGCACAACTAAATTAA